The window ACAGGCTTTCATTCAACTGTACCGCGCCATCGACCCGGTTAATGGCATTGACCGGACAAACGGTGGCGCAGGGCGCATCTTCACAGTGGTGGCAAAGCTGCGGCGCAGATTCTTTTTCATTCAGCATCACTTTCAGGCGCGGCATAGACTGCAGGCCGTGCTGGCGATGCGTCTCTGAACAGGCGGCTTCACAGGTGTGGCAGCCGATGCAGAGCGTGGAGTCAGCAATTACAAAACGATTCACCAGGCATTCCTCAGGTGATAGTCATTTTTGACGAAAACACGTCGGGAAAATGTCATTTCGACACTTATCGACACGTCTGTTCCTAAAACTTCCTGTGACGGCGCGCGGCGCGACCTCACAGTTGAAAACGGGCTTAAGCCGCCGGACTTTGTCCCGCCGCCAGTTGGCTCAGATTGATCGGCGTCCCGCTCTCAACGGCGGCGTACAGCCTGTCGTAGACGCTGGCGATTTTGTCGAGATAGTGTTCCAGCACCCGCTCGCGGTCGCGGTTGCTGATCTCGCCGTCCACGCTGCCGTCGATGCTTAACTGCGCCTGCGCAATCAGCTTCTTATCTTCACCATCTTTGGTTTCAACGTAATATTCGATGGTGTGGCTGTTAAAGCCATCTGCCAGCGTGACGTAGATACGAAAGTGTTCGAACAGCACAAAGCAGAGATCTTTATCCGGCGCGCAGCTCATCGCGTGATGCAGGCGCGCTTTTGACAGGGTGATACCCTGAACCAGCGAGTTGCAGTAAATATGCCACTGGTCCTGTAGGCGACGATGCCGCTGCGCGATGTAGTCGGCTTTTTCGCTTATTTCCCAAATAGTCATGTCAGGTTACCCGTTTAACAGAGATAGCCAGCCATAAGCATTTTCCATGCCAGTTTTTAATTGGTTGTTTTTAGTAGATTTACTGAATCAGAGGGGCTTTTCGACGCGCTGATGACATGTCATTTCGTCATTGTCGACATTCCGCCAGACCGCCGTTTTTCAGGCTGGCATGGTAATTGCTTAACCCAGCCCATCACTGCGGGAGGCAATATGCACGAAATTACCCTTAGCCAGCGGGCGCTGGAATTGATCGAACAACAGGCTGTCGCACATGGGGCGAAACGAGTCACTGCGGTCTGGCTCAAAATTGGCGCATTTTCTTGCGTAGAAAGCAGCGCTCTTTCCTTTTGTTTTGATCTGGTATGCCGTGGCACCGTGGCGGAAGGTTGTAAACTGCACCTCGAACAAGAGGAAGCCGAATGCTGGTGCGAATCCTGCCAGCAATACGTCACGTTATTAACCCAGCGCGTGCGCCGTTGTCCGCAATGCAACAGCGATACGCTGTGCATCGTGGCCGATGATGGATTACAGATTCGGCGCATAGAGATTGATGAGAGTCCAGCGTCGGACGGCACAAACCCGTAGACCGGATAAGGCGAAGCCGCCATCCGGCTTACAGCAAGAAACAGATCAGGAGTGAGCAATGTGTACAACGTGCGGTTGCGCTGAAGGCAACCTTTATATAGAGGGTGATGAGCATAACCCGCATTCGGCGTTTCGTAGCGCGCCGTTTGCCCCGGCCGCTCGCCCGACGCTGAATATTACCGCTATCAAAACCCCGGCATTTACCCCGAAACAGAGCGAAGAAGGCGATCTGCACTACGGTCACGGCGAAGCCGGCACCCACGCGCCGGGAATGAGCCAGCGCCGGATGCTGGAAGTGGAAATCGACGTGCTGGATAAAAACAACCGCCTGGCCGAACGCAACCGCGCCCGCTTCGCCGCGCGCCAGCATCTGGTGCTCAACCTCGTCTCAAGCCCTGGTTCCGGCAAAACCACCCTGCTCACAGAAACGTTGATCAGGCTGAAAGACCGCGTCCCCTGCGCGGTGATTGAAGGCGACCAGCAGACGGTCAACGACGCCGCGCGGATCCGCGCCACCGGCACGCCTGCCATTCAGGTCAACACTGGTAAGGGCTGCCATCTCGACGCACAGATGATCGCCGACGCCGCCCCGCGTTTACCGCTGGCGGACAACGGCATTCTGTTTATTGAAAACGTCGGCAACCTCGTCTGTCCGGCCAGCTTCGATCTCGGCGAACGCCACAAGGTCGCAGTGCTGTCCGTCACCGAAGGCGAAGACAAGCCGCTGAAATATCCGCATATGTTTGCCGCCGCCTCGCTGATGCTGCTCAACAAGGTCGACCTGCTGCCATACCTTAATTTCGACGTGGAGAAGTGCCTTGCCTGCGCCCGCGAAGTCAATCCGGACATTGAGATTATCCTCATTTCCGCCACCAGCGGCGAGGGGATGGACCAGTGGCTGAACTGGCTGGAGGCGCAGCGATGTGCATAGGCGTTCCCGGCCAGATCCGCGCCATTGATGGCAATCAGGCCAAAGTCGACGTCTGCGGCATTCAGCGCGACGTCGATCTGACGCTGGTAGGCAACTGTGATGAAAACGGCGCGCCGCGCATCGGTCAGTGGGTGCTGGTTCACGTCGGCTTTGCGATGAGCGTGATTAACGAAGCCGAAGCGCGCGACACCCTCGACGCGCTACAGAACATGTTTGATGTAGAGCCGGACGTCGGCGCTTTGCTGTATGGCGAGGAAAAATAATGCGTTTTGTTGACGAATACCGCGCGCCGGAACAGGTGATGCAGTTGATTGAGCATCTGCGCGAGCGCGCCGCTCATCTGCCTTACACCGCCGAACGTCCACTG is drawn from Citrobacter rodentium NBRC 105723 = DSM 16636 and contains these coding sequences:
- the hycA gene encoding formate hydrogenlyase regulator HycA, producing the protein MTIWEISEKADYIAQRHRRLQDQWHIYCNSLVQGITLSKARLHHAMSCAPDKDLCFVLFEHFRIYVTLADGFNSHTIEYYVETKDGEDKKLIAQAQLSIDGSVDGEISNRDRERVLEHYLDKIASVYDRLYAAVESGTPINLSQLAAGQSPAA
- the hypA gene encoding hydrogenase maturation nickel metallochaperone HypA; its protein translation is MHEITLSQRALELIEQQAVAHGAKRVTAVWLKIGAFSCVESSALSFCFDLVCRGTVAEGCKLHLEQEEAECWCESCQQYVTLLTQRVRRCPQCNSDTLCIVADDGLQIRRIEIDESPASDGTNP
- the hypB gene encoding hydrogenase nickel incorporation protein HypB, producing MCTTCGCAEGNLYIEGDEHNPHSAFRSAPFAPAARPTLNITAIKTPAFTPKQSEEGDLHYGHGEAGTHAPGMSQRRMLEVEIDVLDKNNRLAERNRARFAARQHLVLNLVSSPGSGKTTLLTETLIRLKDRVPCAVIEGDQQTVNDAARIRATGTPAIQVNTGKGCHLDAQMIADAAPRLPLADNGILFIENVGNLVCPASFDLGERHKVAVLSVTEGEDKPLKYPHMFAAASLMLLNKVDLLPYLNFDVEKCLACAREVNPDIEIILISATSGEGMDQWLNWLEAQRCA
- the hypC gene encoding hydrogenase 3 maturation protein HypC, whose protein sequence is MCIGVPGQIRAIDGNQAKVDVCGIQRDVDLTLVGNCDENGAPRIGQWVLVHVGFAMSVINEAEARDTLDALQNMFDVEPDVGALLYGEEK